One Archangium violaceum genomic window, CTCATCCAGAACATCGCGCGCTGGAGCGCGGCCCCACCGGTGCTCATCGCGCACCTGCTCAAGCAGGAGGCCGTGAGGAGACAGCCGCAGCTGCGCATGCTGTTGCAGCGCCACCCCAATGCCCCCGCGGACGCGCGCCGCGGGTAGCGCCGGGTACGAGGGACATGAGGCAGGTTCTACGAGTTCCCGGAGCACGCGGAGACGGTGTGGATGGCGAGCCGGGCTTCGCCTGCCATCGCAGGACCGCCCACGAGCCCTGGAGGTGCGAGTCACTCGAAGATGCGGCCCTCGAGCGCCTCGATGGCGGCGCGCACCTCCGTCGGCACGGGCACCTTCTGGTAGGTGGGGTACTGCAGGGTGACGAGCACCGCGCCACCGCGCGCGTAGCGCACCCCACTCTGGGCATCCTCCACCGCGTACTCCATGGTGATGCTCGTGGTGCCGATGCGCGTGACGCGCGCGCCCACCACCAGCTCCGCCGGGAAGACGACGGGGCGCAGGTACTCCGCGTTCGTCGCCGCGACGATGGGGCCCACGCCGCCCTCGGGCTTCTGCATCTCCGGGCTCACCAGCCCCACCCGATTCATGTAGGCGATACGGGCCGACTCGAACCAGGTGAAGTAGCGCGCGTTGTTCACGTGTCCGTACGCGTCCATCTCGCTCCAATGGATGGGGAAGCGCACGGTGATGGGGAAGTCGTTCATGGAACGGCCATGCACCACGGCCCGGGCCCCTCGGCAACCGGAATCGTCCGCTCGCCCGCTCGCTCGGAGAGCGGGCTCGGAAGTTCGCGGAGTTGACCGGAACTCGGGCCTGGGGGACCGTCACGCACAGTGACACAGCACGAGCCTGGTACCGCCAAGAAGCCGCAATCTCCGGAGACGCACGAAGAGCCCTCCCGCGACTTCACCCTCCACGACGTCGGCCCCAGCGACACCGGGACCGCGACGAAGCCCCGGCAGCACGCGGACATGGTGCGCTGGCTCCACCCGGGCATGCTCATCCGCACCGGCCTGGACGCGCTGGTGGCCGCCGTCTTCGGTGCTCGCGCGGACCACCGGCTCATCGAGGCCGTGGTGCGCCCGCAGCCGCCCTACTTCGACTACTCGGAGGAGTCCCCCGACGAGGACTTCTGGCTGGACTACGTGGCGGACACCGGTGACGGGTGGAACTCCACCTACGCCGTGGCGCGGTTGATGGCGCTGCCCTCGCTCGAGGTGAAGGACCCCGAGAACCAGTCCCACACGCTCGAGCGCGGGCGCATCCTCGTGCTCGGCGGAGACCAGGTGTACCCGGGCGCCAGCCGCGACACGTACGAGGAGCGTCTGGTGCTGCCGTACGAGGAGGCCATGGCGCGCACGAAGGCGCCCAGCCCGGACCTGTTCGCCATCCCCGGCAACCACGACTGGTACGACGGGCTGGCCGCCTTCATGCGGCTGTTCTGCGCCAACCGCTGGGTGGCGGGACGGCGCACGCGCCAGAGCCGCAGCTACTTCGCCCTCAAGCTCCCACACGGGTGGTGGCTCATCGGCACGGACGTGCAGCTCGACAGCGACATCGACGTGCCCCAGGTCGAGTACTTCCGTCAGGTGGCCACGCACATGAAGCAGGGGGACCGCATCATCCTCTGCAACGCCGAGCCCGCGTGGATCCTCGCGGCAGCCTCCAAGCGGCGCCGCGGCTACCTGGAGAACAACCTCGAGTACCTCCAGGAGAAGGTGTTCGGCCGGCGCATCTGCCTCTTCCTCGCGGGCGACCTGCACCACTACCGGCGGCACGAGGGCCCCGATGGCCGGCATAAAATCACCGCGGGCGGCGGAGGGGCCTTCCTCGCGCCCACCCATGCTCCGGCGGCGCCGCGGCTGCGCGATGGGTACGTGCAGAAGAAGAGCTTCCCGGACGAGAAGACCTCTCGGGAGCTGGCGCGCCAGAACCTCCTCCTCATCCGCCACAGCCCGCTCTTCGGGCTGATGACGGGCGCGCTCTACCTGCTGCTCGCGCTGGCGACGTACACGGAGCTCGGCGCCTTCGGCCTGTCGGACTACAAGGAAGCCGTCAGCGCGGTGGCCTCCTCGGTGGTGACCCGCCCGTGGTCACTGACGCTGGGGCTGGCCACCCTCGGTGGGCTGATGGGGTTCGCGGACAAGGCCTTCGGACGCTGGCGCCTGCTGGTCGGCGGACTGCACGGCCTGGCGCACATCCTCGCCGCGTTCTTCGTGGCGTGGGGCTCGGTGTACTTCACCGTCAGCGTGCTGGGCTTCTGTCCCGAGGTGATACAGAGCAACGCATCGCTGGTCCCCGGGGTCGCCCTGTGCTCGGCCGGATGGAAACACGTGTGGGCCAAGTTCTTCCTGAGCTCACTCTTCACCTTCGTGGGCGGATTCCTCGTCGGGCCCTTCATCATGGGCCTGTACCTGATGGTGAGCGTCAACGGCTTCGAGGCCCACTCCAACGAGGCCTTCATCTCGCTGGCCATCCCCGACTGGAAGAACTTCCTGCGGCTGCGCATCGACAAGGACGGGCAGCTCACCGTGTTCCCCGTGGGCCTCGAGCGCGTGCCTCGCAAGTGGAAGGAGACGCACGCCGGCCCCTACGCGCCCGCCTATGAGCCCGATGACCCCCAGGCCACCGAGCCCCGGCTCATCGAGGCCCCCGTGCACGTGGTGCCCCGGAAACGCGGCTCAGTCCCATAGCGGCGCGGAGCACTCGCCGCACTGGCGCTGCGCCAGGTCCAACCACTCCAGGGCCTCGCCGAGCACCTCCGCCGCGCTCCGGCCGTGCACATCCAGCACCCGGTAGAGCTCGCCGAAGCGGTTGGCCACCGCCAGCACCGCCGTCCCGGGCACGCGCCCGAAGCGCTCCGCGAGCTTCCACGTCACCGCGCCCTCCGGGTCCAACAGCGCCCCGGGCAACAGCGGCTCTCCGGGCCGTCCGGGCATCACCACGCTGAAGGCCTCGACCTCCTCCTGGCGCCACCCGGGCGCCCGTGCCATCAGCTCGCGGTGGAGCCCCTGACAGGCATCACAGTTGGCGTGCAGCAGCGCCACCAGCATCTCCCGCCGCTGCCATGCATCGCGCGTCCCACGCGGATGACCGTCCTCGGACTCGAGTTGGAACAGGGGGATGTCTCGTCGCAGCGGCATGGGCCACCTCCTCTCCTTCGATAACACCCGGCCCCCCCACCGAATCCCACATCCACTCCAGCCCGGAAATGTCGGGAAACAGCTGGATCAGCAGCGCGTTGGTCCGTTTTCGTGTAAAATTATGACATGACTGGCTTCTCACTCTCCGTGAATCCTCGTTTTACCCTCGCCTGCCTGCTGGCCGCATGCGTGGCCCTGGGGGGTACGGGGTGTGCCACGACCTCACGGGCAAGCACCTCCCCGCTTCCCGCGCCGGAGCCGATCGCCGAGTCCACGCCGGCCCCGGCGCCCGAGCCCCAGCCGACTCCAGCACCCGTCGCCAAGGCCGGGAAGCCCAAGGCCGGGAAGCGGGCCGTGCCTCGAAGCACCCCCGAGGTGAAGGCCGAGACGAAGACGCCCGTGGCGGCGAGGACACCCGTGGCGGCGAGGACGCCCGTGGCGGCGAGGACGCCCGAGCTGAGACGGCCGCAGATGGACGGAGCGAACGCGTCGCTGGGAGCCACGCCCTCGCAGCCCGTGCCCTTCGAGCCCGGGGGAATGACGCGCCCCCAGCGGGTGAGCGGGAGGGAGCCGCAGCTCACCTCGGAGGCCCGTGCCGAGCGCGTGCGCGGTACCGCATTGGTGCGCTGCGTGGTGACACGCGAGGGCCAGGTGACGAACTGCCGGTTGCTCAATGGCCTGCCCCACATGGAGCAGGAGCTGCTCGAGGCGCTGTCCACCTGGCGCGTCACGCCCGTGATGGCGCAGGGCAAGCCGATCGACGTGGACTACACCTTCGTCGTCCGCATCCCCGCGGGGTGAACCGGACGCCGGGGAAGGAATGGCGGGCCCGCTTACGCGGGACCTGTCGTCGCTCCCCAGGATGATGAAGCATCTCCATCTCCGTCCCGGGGACCTCGCCGGCCGGGTGGCACGAGGGAGAATGCGGCGTTAAACCTGCCGCCATGTCCAAGGGTTCCGTCTTCGGTGGGAAGGCCCACGGTCCGCGCCTCGAGCGCATGCGTGCATCACCCCGTTTCCGCGACGGGGTCTTCAAGAACACCGCGCCGGTGGGCCCCGGGCTCAAACCCGGCACCACGTTCTCGACGATGAGCGAGTACCTGCGCGGTGGCAGGGACCGGACCCCTCCCGCGCCCCTGCCGTCCGAGAGTCCGCTCGCGACGTGGGCGCGGCCGGTGGACACGGGACTGCGCGCGACGTGGCTCGGACACTCGACGGTGCTCATCGAGATCGACGGGCTGCGCGTGCTCACGGACCCCGTCTGGGGCGAGCGCGCCTCGCCCATGTCCTTCGCGGGGCCGAAGCGCTTCCATCCGGTGCCGGTGACGCTCTCGCAGCTGCCGCCGCTGGACGCGGTCATCGTCTCGCACGACCACTACGACCACCTCGACTACCCGACGATCCTCGAGCTGGCGCGGACGGACGTGCCCTTCTACACGTCGCTCGGCGTGGGCGCGCACCTGGAGGCGTGGGGCATCGCTCCGGAGCGGATCACCGAACTGGACTGGTGGGAGTCCGCCATGCTCCCGCGCGGAGAGCTGCGCATCACCGCCGCGCCCTCGCAGCACTTCTCCGGCCGCGGCATGGCGGATCGCAACCGCACGCTCTGGTCCTCGTTCGTCATCGAGAGCCCGAAGCACAAGGTCTTCTTCAGCGGCGACACGGGGCTCACTCCGGAGTACGGCGACATCCGTCAGAGGCTCGGGCCGTTCGACCTGGTGATGCTGGAGGTGGGCGCGTACCACCCGGCGTGGGGCCACATCCACCTGGGGCCGGAGAACGCGCTGAAGGCGCTGGAGCTGCTCGGCGGCGGTGCGTTCCTTCCGGTGCACTGGGGCACGTTCAACCTCGCCCTCCACGCGTGGGACGAGCCGGCGGAGACGCTCGTGCGGCTCGGGCAGGAGCAGCGGGTGCGGCTGGTGATGCCGAGGCTGGGAACGCCGGTGGAGCCGTCGCGGGTGGAGAGCGTGGAGCCGTGGTGGCGCTCCGTCCGCGCCGCCAGCGAGAGCGAGCCGCCCCTGACGAGCGCCGCGGAGCCCACGAGCTGAGCGGCGTCACTCCCCCGGAGGCAGGGGCGTGTACGTGCCGCCCCGGGACTCCACGGCCTGCCGCACGGCCTGCTCGAACTCCGCCCGGGCGGTGAACATGCGGATGCCCCCCAGCTTGATGCCGGCCATCGTCACGCCCATCTCGACGAGGCTCGAGCCGATCAGCACGCTGAGGGAGCTGAGCCGGGGCGCGACGCGCAGACCCAGGTCCGTCAGCTCGGTCCGGGCGTCCGTGGTGTAGAGCGCCATGGCCTCCCAGTCATGGAAGATGTCCACCTTCTGCCGGTTGCGGGAGATGAGCTCGTCGACGGCCGTCACGACGATCCGGGAGAACGCGGAGTCGAACAGGGGCCCGCGGAACCTCAACACGAGGACATGGAGGGCGGGGCTCCACAGGCGCAGCTCTCCATTGGTGGAGGTCCACGTCCGGGTTCCATTCGCGAGCGACCTGATGAGCATGGTGGGGCGCGCAGTATGGCAGCGAGCGCCCTGTCACGCGAGACTGCGCGCGAGACTCCCCAGGGTGGCCAGGGCGCCCTCCAGCCGCGGGGACCAGGGGAAGCCACAATTCAGGCGGATGAAGTTGCCGTAGCGCCGCTGCGCCGAGAAGATGGGGCCGGGCGCGATGCTGATGCCCGCCTCCAGTGCCCGCGAGTGCAGCACCAGCGCGTCCACCTTGCGCGGCAGCTCCACCCAGACCAGGGGGCCTCCCTCGGGCCGGGTCACGCGCGTGCCCTCGGGGAAGTGTCCACCAATGGCCTCCACCATCCGCTGCACCTGCGAGGCGAGTTGCTTGCGCAGCGAGCGCAGGTGTCGGTCATACCCGCCGTCGCGAAGGAAGGCGGTGATGGCGAGCTGGGGCAGCGTGGGCGTGGCCACCGTCTGCGCGAACTTGAGCAGCTCCACCTTCTCCCGGAAGCGCCCCGGGGCCACCCAGCCCACCCGGTAGCCCGGCGCCAGCGTCTTGGAGAAGGAGCCGCACAGCAGCACGAGGCCCTCCTTGTCGTGGGCCTTCGCCGGCCTGGGGCGCCGCGGGCCGAAGTGTAGATCCCCGTAGATGTCGTCCTCGATGAGGGGGATGCCCCGGGCGGCGAGCATCTCCACCAGCCGCTGACGGTTCTCCTCCGGCATGCAGCTGCCCAGCGGGTTGCTGAAGCTGGGCACCACCAGCACCGCGGCCACCTTGCGCTTCTTCAGCGTGGCCTCCAGCGCGTCCAGCTCCATGCCGTGGCGCGGGTGGCTCGGAATCTCCAGCGCGCGCAGCCCCTGCGCTTCGATGGCCTGCAGCGCGCCGTAGTAGGCGGGGGACTCGATGGCCACGGAGTCACCGGTGCGGGCCACCGCGAACAGGCTCAGGTGCACCGCCTCCGAGGCCCCGCACGTCATCACGAAGTCCTCCGGCGCGAGCGGGCATCCCCAATCCAGCGAACGGCGCGCCACCTGCTGCCGCATCACCAGACATCCCGGGGGCATGTCGTAGTCGATGGCCACCTCGCCGGACTCGCGGGCCAGGAGGGACAGCTCGCGGTTGAGGCGCCGGGTGGGCAGCAGCGCCGGAGAGGGAGCCGCCGCCCCGAGGGGAATGATGCCCGGGTCGCTCACCGCGCGGTACACCCGGGCCACCAACGCGCTCACGCTCACGGGCGAGGCCGTGCCCGAGGGTTGGGACACCTGGGGCTCGGCGGGCAGGGGGCGCTCGCGCCGGCGCACGTAGTGCCCGGACTGGGGCCGCGTCTCGATGAGCCCCATCGACTCCAGGTGCAGGTAGGCCTGCAGCACCGTGGACACGCTCACCCGCTCGCTCGAGCTGAGCTGGCGCACCGAGGGCAACCGGTCCCCCGCCCGCAGCGTGCCCGCCGCGATGGCGTCGCCGAGCCGCTCGGCCACCTGCTCGTACAACCTCGACTTGTGCGCCGCGCTCGCCTGCCTCATCGCGTCCTCCTCTCCGAGACCTGTCTCCGCTCCTAACGGGGTGGCCTGTTCCGGCACAGATACAGCTGCCCCTCGCGAGGACCAGCACAGTTCGACGGGAGTGAACTGTACTGGTTACAAACGCACCGCGCTGAATCTGTTCCGCTCGTCGCCCGGGACGCATGTTGAGTGCTCGAGAGGAGGCGGCACATGGCCTGGAAGACACGCGTCGCGGGTGAGGAGCCGGCGGGACTGGCGCTCGCACAGGGCGCGCTGTGGACGTACCTGCCCCGCATGGGAGGGTTGATGCTCTCCTGCTGCGAAGGCTCGGTGTGGCTCACCCGCGAGGGAGACTCCGAGGACCACGTGCTGAAACCCGGGGACGCGCTCCAGGTGGAGGGACATGGACGGGTGGTGGTGCAGGCACTGCGTCCCGCCCGCCTGTACTTCGCCCCCACGCCGCAGCCCGAGTCCGCGCGCGTGCTGGAGGGGCTGCTGCTCGGCGCGCTCGGGGTGGTGGCCTTCAGCCTCACCCTGCCCGCCACCCGGGTGGCCGTGCCGGAGCTGGGCAGCACCGTGGTGGGACTGGGCCGGGCGGTGGTGGCGGCGGTGCTCGCGGGGCTGGTGCTGTCCGTGCGCCGCGAGCGGCTCCCCGAGCGCCGGTACTGGCCGCGCCTCGCGCTGGTGGCCGGAGGCGTGGTGGTGGGCTTCCCCCTGCTGTCCGCGCTCGCGCTGCGCCACATGCCCGCCTCGCACGGCGCGGTGCTGGTGGGCCTGTTGCCCGCGGCGACGGCCGTGGCCGCCGTCTTCCGGGCGCGCGAGCGTCCCTCGTGGGGCTTCTGGCTGTCGGCGCTGGCGGGGCTCGGCGGCGTGCTGGCCTTCGCGGTGGCACAGGGCGCGGGGCTGCCCACGGCGGGGGATGCGCTGATGTTGCTCGCCGTGGCCGCGGCCGCGGTGGGCTACGCCGAGGGTGGCGTGCTCTCGCGCGAGCTGGGGAGCTGGCGCGTCATCTGCTGGGCGCTGGTGCTCTCCGCGCCCGTCCTCGTGCCCGTGGTGGCGCTCTCCGTGGAGCCTGGGATGCTCTCCGCGAGCCCGCGCGCATGGCTCGGCCTGGGCTACGTCTCGGCGGTGAGCATGTTCCTCGGCTTCTTCGCCTGGTACCGGGGACTGGCGCTCGGGGGCGTGGCGCGTGTCAGCCAGCTCCAGCTCGCCCAGCCGCTGCTCACCCTGGGGTGGTGCGCGCTGCTGCTCGGCGAGCCGGTGGGGCGAGGGACACTCGGGGCGGCCGTGCTGGTGATGCTGTGCGTGCTCACCAGCGTGCGCAGCCGCGTGCGGCGCGTGGGGCCATAGGCGCCTCAGGCCACCGTGAGGATTTCCGCGCCCTGGTCCGTCACCAGGATGGTGTGCTCGAACTGCGCCGTGCGGCTGCCGTCCGCCGTCACCGCCGTCCAGCCGTCATCCCACGTCCGGTGGTGCCAGTGGCCGAGCGTAATCATGGGCTCGATGGTGAACGTCATCCCGGGCTCCATGATCGTCTTGGCCTCGGGATCGAAGTGGTGCGGAATCTGGAGCGAGGTGTGGAAGCGCTCGCCGATGCCGTGGCCACAGTAGGCCCGCACCACGCCCATGCGGTTCTTCGTCGCGTGCGCCTCGATGGCCCTGCCGATGTCGTTGATGGGACGGCCGGGCTTCACCGCCTCGATGCCGAGCATGAGGCACTCACGCGTCACCTGCACCAGGCGCTCGCTGTCCGGGTCCACCCTGCCCACGAGGTAGGTGGCCGAGCAGTCCCCGTGCACGCCCTCGAGGTAGATGGTGATGTCGAGGTTGATGATGTCGCCTTCCTCGAGCGGCCGGTTGTCGGGGATGCCGTGGCAGATGACCTCGTTGATCGAGGTGCAGATGGACTTGGGGAAGCCGTGGTAGTTGAGGGGGCTCGGGTAGCCGCCGCGGCGGATGTACTCCTCGTGGGCGATGGCATCGAGCTCGTCGGTGGTGATGCCGGGGCGCACGTGGGCGGCGGTGGCGTTCATCACCTCGGCGGCGGCCTTGCAGGCGCGGCGCATGCGGGCGATGACGTCCGGGCTCTTCACCTCGGAGGGAGGGAAGAAGCGGCCGGGCCGGCCCGACACCGCGTAGTCCGGACGCGGGATGTGGGCGGGAACGGTGCGCATGGGGCTGATGACGCCTGGCCGGATGCCACGCGAGGGGGCTTCTGGCCCTCGCTTGCGTGCCTCCACGGCGTCCGCCCCCCGGTGACACTTCTTGTACTTGGTGCCGCTGCCGCACCAACAAGGGTCGTTCGGCTTGGGCAACACTGCGGGTGCGACCCGCACGGTGGAGACGTCGGTCATGTCATGGAGCTATAGCCCCTGGGAGCGAACCGCGCACGCCTTCTCGGCTGCCCGCCCCGGGGGTGCCCAGGCCCGGACACGCCGCGTCAGGTAGGACT contains:
- a CDS encoding energy transducer TonB is translated as MTGFSLSVNPRFTLACLLAACVALGGTGCATTSRASTSPLPAPEPIAESTPAPAPEPQPTPAPVAKAGKPKAGKRAVPRSTPEVKAETKTPVAARTPVAARTPVAARTPELRRPQMDGANASLGATPSQPVPFEPGGMTRPQRVSGREPQLTSEARAERVRGTALVRCVVTREGQVTNCRLLNGLPHMEQELLEALSTWRVTPVMAQGKPIDVDYTFVVRIPAG
- a CDS encoding PLP-dependent aminotransferase family protein, with amino-acid sequence MRQASAAHKSRLYEQVAERLGDAIAAGTLRAGDRLPSVRQLSSSERVSVSTVLQAYLHLESMGLIETRPQSGHYVRRRERPLPAEPQVSQPSGTASPVSVSALVARVYRAVSDPGIIPLGAAAPSPALLPTRRLNRELSLLARESGEVAIDYDMPPGCLVMRQQVARRSLDWGCPLAPEDFVMTCGASEAVHLSLFAVARTGDSVAIESPAYYGALQAIEAQGLRALEIPSHPRHGMELDALEATLKKRKVAAVLVVPSFSNPLGSCMPEENRQRLVEMLAARGIPLIEDDIYGDLHFGPRRPRPAKAHDKEGLVLLCGSFSKTLAPGYRVGWVAPGRFREKVELLKFAQTVATPTLPQLAITAFLRDGGYDRHLRSLRKQLASQVQRMVEAIGGHFPEGTRVTRPEGGPLVWVELPRKVDALVLHSRALEAGISIAPGPIFSAQRRYGNFIRLNCGFPWSPRLEGALATLGSLARSLA
- the map gene encoding type I methionyl aminopeptidase; protein product: MTDVSTVRVAPAVLPKPNDPCWCGSGTKYKKCHRGADAVEARKRGPEAPSRGIRPGVISPMRTVPAHIPRPDYAVSGRPGRFFPPSEVKSPDVIARMRRACKAAAEVMNATAAHVRPGITTDELDAIAHEEYIRRGGYPSPLNYHGFPKSICTSINEVICHGIPDNRPLEEGDIINLDITIYLEGVHGDCSATYLVGRVDPDSERLVQVTRECLMLGIEAVKPGRPINDIGRAIEAHATKNRMGVVRAYCGHGIGERFHTSLQIPHHFDPEAKTIMEPGMTFTIEPMITLGHWHHRTWDDGWTAVTADGSRTAQFEHTILVTDQGAEILTVA
- a CDS encoding EamA family transporter; protein product: MAWKTRVAGEEPAGLALAQGALWTYLPRMGGLMLSCCEGSVWLTREGDSEDHVLKPGDALQVEGHGRVVVQALRPARLYFAPTPQPESARVLEGLLLGALGVVAFSLTLPATRVAVPELGSTVVGLGRAVVAAVLAGLVLSVRRERLPERRYWPRLALVAGGVVVGFPLLSALALRHMPASHGAVLVGLLPAATAVAAVFRARERPSWGFWLSALAGLGGVLAFAVAQGAGLPTAGDALMLLAVAAAAVGYAEGGVLSRELGSWRVICWALVLSAPVLVPVVALSVEPGMLSASPRAWLGLGYVSAVSMFLGFFAWYRGLALGGVARVSQLQLAQPLLTLGWCALLLGEPVGRGTLGAAVLVMLCVLTSVRSRVRRVGP
- a CDS encoding acyl-CoA thioesterase, encoding MNDFPITVRFPIHWSEMDAYGHVNNARYFTWFESARIAYMNRVGLVSPEMQKPEGGVGPIVAATNAEYLRPVVFPAELVVGARVTRIGTTSITMEYAVEDAQSGVRYARGGAVLVTLQYPTYQKVPVPTEVRAAIEALEGRIFE
- a CDS encoding MBL fold metallo-hydrolase, encoding MSKGSVFGGKAHGPRLERMRASPRFRDGVFKNTAPVGPGLKPGTTFSTMSEYLRGGRDRTPPAPLPSESPLATWARPVDTGLRATWLGHSTVLIEIDGLRVLTDPVWGERASPMSFAGPKRFHPVPVTLSQLPPLDAVIVSHDHYDHLDYPTILELARTDVPFYTSLGVGAHLEAWGIAPERITELDWWESAMLPRGELRITAAPSQHFSGRGMADRNRTLWSSFVIESPKHKVFFSGDTGLTPEYGDIRQRLGPFDLVMLEVGAYHPAWGHIHLGPENALKALELLGGGAFLPVHWGTFNLALHAWDEPAETLVRLGQEQRVRLVMPRLGTPVEPSRVESVEPWWRSVRAASESEPPLTSAAEPTS
- a CDS encoding metallophosphoesterase family protein, whose product is MVRWLHPGMLIRTGLDALVAAVFGARADHRLIEAVVRPQPPYFDYSEESPDEDFWLDYVADTGDGWNSTYAVARLMALPSLEVKDPENQSHTLERGRILVLGGDQVYPGASRDTYEERLVLPYEEAMARTKAPSPDLFAIPGNHDWYDGLAAFMRLFCANRWVAGRRTRQSRSYFALKLPHGWWLIGTDVQLDSDIDVPQVEYFRQVATHMKQGDRIILCNAEPAWILAAASKRRRGYLENNLEYLQEKVFGRRICLFLAGDLHHYRRHEGPDGRHKITAGGGGAFLAPTHAPAAPRLRDGYVQKKSFPDEKTSRELARQNLLLIRHSPLFGLMTGALYLLLALATYTELGAFGLSDYKEAVSAVASSVVTRPWSLTLGLATLGGLMGFADKAFGRWRLLVGGLHGLAHILAAFFVAWGSVYFTVSVLGFCPEVIQSNASLVPGVALCSAGWKHVWAKFFLSSLFTFVGGFLVGPFIMGLYLMVSVNGFEAHSNEAFISLAIPDWKNFLRLRIDKDGQLTVFPVGLERVPRKWKETHAGPYAPAYEPDDPQATEPRLIEAPVHVVPRKRGSVP